CAAAGTGAAAGATTTTTTCAATCTTCTCGTTTTCTAAGATGGATTTGACATTTTGAGGAGGCTTTTCTTCATCGATTTGAACAATAGCGCATGTCCCATTTTCAGAAGCAATCTGAATCAAGCATAATCTATCCCTATAGGGATTTAGACCCATCATTTCGCAGTCAACTGCTAACTGTTGTTGTTGTTCGAATTCTTTTTTGACTTCTTCGGGGATGTCATATTTGAAGACAATAGCTCTGTTCATAAAATTTATTTATTTTATTATTTATTAGTCCTTATAGTCAAATTCATTTTTTCTCTACAAATTTTCGAACACTCGATTTCTATTTCTTTATGGAAGGTTTTACCAAAACTCAGCATTAAGTTGAGTTTTTTTGCATTTCCTAAGTAGAAAATCCAGCGGTTTTTGTAATAATTCGAGATTTCTTCATTCTCGAAGAAATAAAAGTTTTTTACTTGGATCTTTGGTTTTATGATTTTATAGTTGGAATCAAAAAATTCTATCTCTACTCTTGGTTCATCAATGGCAATTCGAAAAAGATTATACCAAATCCTTCTACTACCAACAATGCTCCATTTTGCCACCTCAAAAGGAGGTGTATTCATAGAACCTTCTACGATGTAGGCAATGCATCCAGTTTGATTGAAAATCCAATCTTGATCTGTGCCCGAAACTGAATAGAGCTTACGAGTCAAAGTATAGGGTCTTTTTCGAAATGATACTACTTGGTGTAGCAATTTCTTCCCAAAATAGAGGGCTCGATCGGGAATGGGATTCCATAAGGTGTCAATTGTATAAGGAAATAAGATTTTATTAGCATAAGTATGATAACTCAAGCCAAAACTACAGGGATTTTGTTTCAGAAAGTTCATAATGAGCTGTACCTCTTGTTCTGATGCGGGAGCCACTCCTCGATACATATAGGAATTGGGAACAACATCACTCGCTTTTACCACTGAAGTATGCCAATGAAAAGGATAATTTCGATTCAGGTCTACATTTCTTCCGTTCTTTCGCCCATTGTGAAGGGACTCATACCAAAACCTTTCTAAGCCATCTGGATTAACAACAGGGATAAGATAAATGTCTAATTTTTCTAAAAATTCCTTTCTTTCCTCTAACGAAAGCTTTTGTATTACCTGAGAGGGTGGATTCACAAGGTGAACTGATTCTTCGTCAAGTAAAAGAAACACAAGATCCAAAACGTATTCCACACTCAGTATTTCATTACCGTGATGAAGGGAATTTACGTAAATGGGTATTTTGTAGGGAAAATCAGAATTATGATTAGTAATATGAAGTAAATAAATTGGTCTTTGCTGGTGGGATTTCCCTAAGACAGAGATTCGCACAGAAGAAGGATATTTTTTTTCTAAATATCGAAAAATCGTTTCTAAGCTTTCAAAGTCTTTGTAGCCGTTTTTGATCCACGTGATGTCCTTTGATTTTTTTCTCTTTATTAATTCCGTATCCCACCACAAAAACGGAAAATCATTGATTTCTTCGATTCTGTTAATAGTACGAAAAATTTTCTCAAACTGAGTGGGAACTTTAATCACAATATGCTGATCTAATTCTGTTGATATAGTGTAAAAAATTCGGTTCTCCTTGACGAAATCCAAAAACCAATCATAATCTTTCTTCGGAACTTTAAAAAGTTTAAAGTATTGATACCAATGAATATTTTCTGTATAAAAGAGTTCACTTTTTTGATTTTGATCAGGAATTAATGTAAACATTCTGCAAGAAAAAAGAAAAAACACTAAAAACAGCAAAATTCCAAAAGATTTCATTATTAACGTAAAATTAAGTAGATTGATGAAAAAACAAATCAATTTCTTGTTTCGGAAGTGGATACAAAAAAATTGAACTTCATGCAAGAGCTTGATTTGACTATTTCTTTTTTATTGGGAATGGTGCAGGGAATTGCGGAGTTTCTTCCCATCTCGAGCACAGCCCATATCCGAATTTTACCTGCTTTTATTCAATTACCTGATGTGGGTGCGGCTTACACGGCGGTGATTCAATTAGGTAGTCTGGTAGCTTTATTTGTTTATTTTCGAAATGACCTCAAAGAATTCTTTTTTGCTTCTTATGAAGAATTACAAAACGAATGGAAAAAAAATGACGTCAAAAACTTTTTGCTTACAATTCCAAAGTGGTCACCCAAAGCAAAAATGCTTTTCTATTTGCTCATGGGGACAATCCCCATATCCATTTTGGGTGTTTTGTTGAAGGACTGGAT
The genomic region above belongs to Leptospiraceae bacterium and contains:
- a CDS encoding M14 family zinc carboxypeptidase; protein product: MFTLIPDQNQKSELFYTENIHWYQYFKLFKVPKKDYDWFLDFVKENRIFYTISTELDQHIVIKVPTQFEKIFRTINRIEEINDFPFLWWDTELIKRKKSKDITWIKNGYKDFESLETIFRYLEKKYPSSVRISVLGKSHQQRPIYLLHITNHNSDFPYKIPIYVNSLHHGNEILSVEYVLDLVFLLLDEESVHLVNPPSQVIQKLSLEERKEFLEKLDIYLIPVVNPDGLERFWYESLHNGRKNGRNVDLNRNYPFHWHTSVVKASDVVPNSYMYRGVAPASEQEVQLIMNFLKQNPCSFGLSYHTYANKILFPYTIDTLWNPIPDRALYFGKKLLHQVVSFRKRPYTLTRKLYSVSGTDQDWIFNQTGCIAYIVEGSMNTPPFEVAKWSIVGSRRIWYNLFRIAIDEPRVEIEFFDSNYKIIKPKIQVKNFYFFENEEISNYYKNRWIFYLGNAKKLNLMLSFGKTFHKEIEIECSKICREKMNLTIRTNK